A window of the Euzebya pacifica genome harbors these coding sequences:
- a CDS encoding DsrE family protein has translation MPRRLVSLIRHAPGAPRGAEPSLEANAYAVTQDVDLVVVLLEDAVRLAVADGETPPRRIGDAPFPPAAAAHDLRALLESGIRVVAHQPAMARQGIGPEDLLAGIDVVGDDDVASAIADAEGVLTW, from the coding sequence GTGCCCCGTCGACTCGTCAGCCTGATCCGGCACGCACCGGGCGCCCCCCGCGGTGCCGAGCCGTCGCTGGAGGCCAACGCCTACGCCGTCACCCAGGACGTGGACCTGGTCGTGGTCCTGCTCGAGGACGCCGTCCGGCTGGCCGTTGCCGACGGCGAGACGCCGCCGCGTCGCATCGGTGACGCGCCGTTCCCGCCGGCCGCTGCGGCCCATGACCTGCGTGCCCTGCTCGAGAGCGGCATCCGCGTGGTGGCCCACCAGCCGGCGATGGCTCGTCAGGGCATCGGCCCCGAGGACCTGCTCGCGGGCATCGACGTCGTCGGCGACGACGACGTGGCGTCGGCCATCGCCGATGCCGAAGGGGTCCTCACGTGGTGA